Proteins from a genomic interval of Diospyros lotus cultivar Yz01 chromosome 6, ASM1463336v1, whole genome shotgun sequence:
- the LOC127803126 gene encoding uncharacterized protein LOC127803126 produces MSHCDSQQNNTNLVVNQATSGSVSIFERNGSVVCPTARRVGISTNSPKLPLICQLSKQVESMDEKARRELDIILKKKGSVAGQLLTPLDSAPPFCSGSPPSRTSNPLIKDVHFRDGVIISPFPVPPPPGLSPSSSAANIGGCIKMKFEYKPAAIRVEGFDCISREHQHSNVHAAA; encoded by the exons atGAGCCATTGCGACTCCCAACAAAACAATACCAATTTGGTTGTGAATCAGGCTACTAGCGGCTCCGTTTCTATTTTTGAGAGGAATGGCTCCGTTGTTTGTCCAACGGCTCGACGAGTAGGGATTTCAACAAACAGTCCCAAATTACCCTTGATATGCCAACTAAG CAAACAAGTTGAGTCAATGGATGAAAAGGCTAGAAGAGAACTTGACATCATTCTCAAAAAG AAGGGTTCTGTTGCAGGACAGTTGCTGACTCCATTAGATTCCGCGCCCCCTTTTTGTTCTGGTTCTCCTCCAAGCAGAACTTCTAACCCTCTAATCAAAGACGTTCACTTTCGAGACGGTGTCATTATATCACCGTTTCCAGTCCCTCCTCCCCCTGGTTTGTCGCCTTCATCTTCAGCTGCTAATATTGGAGGATGCATCAAGATGAAGTTTGAGTACAAACCGGCAGCAATTCGGGTGGAAGGCTTTGACTGCATTAGCAGGGAGCACCAGCATTCAAACGTTCATGCCGcggcctag